A region of the Haematobia irritans isolate KBUSLIRL chromosome 5, ASM5000362v1, whole genome shotgun sequence genome:
gttgaatcaattaaatttttaattgaatatttcttaaaactcaattaatattttaattggaaaaatattcgtgaattttttcagtgtatagaaataaaattttctatataaataaaatttcgacaaaattttctatacaaatgaaatttttgttgaaatatcatatagaaataaaatttttgtcaaaatttcctataaaaataaaattttgacaaaattttctatagaaataaaattttgacaaaattttctatagaaataaaattttgacaaaattttctatagaaataaaattttgacaaaattttctatagaaataaaattttgacaaaatttcctatagaaatcaaattttgacaaaattttctatacaaataaaatttttaaaaaaattcttatgaaaatttccttcaaaataagaatttttaaatttggtacatttttgttaaaattttcttcaaaatttggtagattatgtttggcacGCGTGGCAACCGTAATTGAGAGGCATTTgctgaatttttattaattcagcAAATTTTGGACGAAGGCCCCTTATAACCAGTTGATGTTTGCGTTTCTTATCAATCCATTCTTACCAAACAGAATAAAACTGCCTTTGTCCGTTttatataccctaaaccacatagttgtCAGGGTATATAAATTTCGAACTGCAAAATAAGGTACCtactagaaatattgatttttgaaatatatatcGGTCGACACAGAATCACTTCCTGAATCGATCtaggtccgtccgtctgtctgtccatgtattttcgttattcgcaggattccggtcgcacacacaaaaaaaagttttctgattcaattacgaaattaattgatccaattaattttttaattgaaatgtcttcaatcacacacatataaaaatttcacgaaattttttccaattaaaattttaattgagttttaaaaaatattcagttaaaaatttaattgattcaacaaattttttaattgaaacaaaaatcaatcacaaaaataatagtatcaagtaattttttaattggatcaattaactttttaattgacttgcaattaattttttaattgatactatcatttctgtgattgaagatattccaattaaaaattaattggatcaattaatttcgtgattgaatcagaaaaaaatttttttgtgtgcagaaatgatagtatcaattaaaaaattaattgacagtcaattaaaaaattaattgatccaattaaaaaaataattgatactattaatttgtgtgattgatttttatttcaattaaaacatttgttgattcaattacatttttaattgaatattttttaaaactcaattaagactttaattggaaaaattttcgtgaaatttttttctgtacagtTATTAacagatttttatgaaatttggaacatggcgtGTTTTTGGAATAaggacaattttggaaaaaaatccaatcaaatttagatatagcccccatatatatttatcggcCGATTTAAACATATAGGCTCGTATTCCTCTTATTTACTATTCGACCATCTTCAAAAtcaacacaaaataatattttagaacaCCCTTCAAGTAtgcgaaattttatcgaaattggttcagatttagatatagttccgatatataacatatgtatgtatcatccgattttcacaaatttgaccAAGATACCCTTATTTAATAACCAAGCAAACGTTCAGAGATTTCCTGAATTATCCttgaaagtgaaaaatccaaagtttgtaaaatgagttaaaaTGGTTCACATAATCGGAAATATCCAaaaatcaaacattttctatatccaAATCCCAGTAGATTCAAGTTATGCAATTTTCGATCTATGTGAAAATGGAACCACCCATAAAATTGCTATACAACCCCTCTACATATGTACTGAATTGATTTGGTCTTAGTTGGCCAAATCAATATCTTCCACAGATGTCTTAGCAGGTCACTCATATAGAAATTGTTTGATTCCATACCGTGACAGCATATTCAattgccatctcgttgagaactTTGCCGCTGTCATGTTTGGATTTTGTCAGAGTTCTTGTTTTTTGACCCAAACTCTGACAAAATTCCCTTTggattaatttatataattgcAATTCTagttataaaataattgtttcaattaatttcgcgattgaatccaaaaatgttattttccgtGTATGTCGTTTTGATTCCATCCTAttctctaacctaacctatggattTTGGAGAGCAAATTCTTCGTTCTCAAAGTCTCAACAACGTCATCAATCCTTCCGCAGAATAACATCCACTTCTTTCTCGTCATCTTTGtgattttatttatgttgtCCTACTATTAGTCTGTTGAAATTTATCTATTGTATGCTTCGAaatattatacatttttttcactaaTCAGAAATTACGTTATTCCCAATAACTGTGTCGTTTGCCCTTACCAGAGATTAAATcaaaactgaatgaaatgaatgaaaaatttaatgcttttaaattttcattttatatggacaatggattttataaatttttatcctTATGTATTTAGTACCTCCACAAGTTATGCCCTTTGCTTTTGGCGATGAACCTTCGAATTATGGTGATAGTACAGCTGTCCAGTGTATGGTCTTTAAGGGTGATGTTCCTTTACAGCTTCATTGGACATTAAATGGCCAACCAATAACCAATGAACATTCGGGTATACGAATTAtaaaaatgtcaccaaaattGAGTTCTTTAAGTATTGATGCAATCAATGGCAATCATCGtggaatatttaaatgtattgccACAAATGCGGCCGGAAGTGCAGAACAATCGGCTGAACTTATGGTTAATGGTTAGATGAATTAATTGTTGATGTAGATATTAgacaatacaaaaaatttttagcatttcatatatgaaatttggaatatgaTCACTAGAAACATATACGAAGATCATAATGTAAAATTGAGAATTTAATAGGAAACAAATATCTAGCTgaccaataaaataaattgtaatgaaattttagaagttTGTAGTGAAACCAATACATTATgttcttcaaatatttttcttttggtgAACAAATCTctagatttttttactttttacttttaACATTAttcatgaatttaaaaaaaattgccgattattttgtataattatttttattataatattttattatcacagtattttataataaaaaaaatacctaTTCCCCtaaaaatcctttaaaactccctataaaaatatacaaataatattatcgAGGATACATGACCTCATTTTCTGATGTGCtcatgaaataatatttcgttTACTGATAATTCTTAATTACATATAAACTGTCTACATACTGGATTATATCCATGAAGTTTCAAGAGGGCTTGAAACCTTTATCAACTTTCCCtttattttacgaaatttttatttttaactctTCACATTGTTTTAGTTCCACCACAAGTCAAACCATTTTCATTTGGTGACGAGGCTTCAAATTCTGGTGATTCGGTGGGTATTCAATGCTCAGTATCGAAGGGTGATTTGCCCATCGATATCAAATGGTCGCTGAATAATCAAACTTTGGTCAGTGGTAATGCTGAAATTATAATAGGTCGTATGTCTGCAAAATCCAGTACCTTAAATATAGACTATATAACGGCAGATCATCGGGGTATTTACACTTGTACTGCAAAAAATGCTGCCGGTGAAAGTTCATATGAGGCTGAACTTAAAGTCAATGGTTCTTAAATGAGTTATATACTAAACAGATAattgttgttttctttcatttcaattgttttgttttatttttcttcttcctCCCAGTCCTCCCCACTATACATCCCTTTAGCTTTGATGGTGAAGCCAATGAAGGAGATAGTGTTCAACTAACTTGTCATGTGGCCAAAGGTGATTTACCTTTGAAAATACGTTGGCTTCACAATGATTTACCATTGTTTTCACATTTGGGcgtattgacaaataaaattggcGATCGTATAAGTTTATTAACCATTGAATCGGTTAAAGCAGTAAATTTGGGAAATTATACATGTCTGGCTAATAATAAAGCTGGCCAGAGTTCTTATACTACAGAGTTGTTTGTTAAtggtatttgaaaaaaagatatatataaatagaatCATATATAtaagttattttatttaatattacttGTTCAAgaagttgtaaattttattttgtatcccTTCCTTAAAATACTCCTGTATACTTCTATACATAATGGTTCTGAaacatagaaaatattatgaaaattcttttaaatttagcagCGTTCACCTTCACTTCGAAAAAGATGATTTTGATACAAGACAATatatgtggatttttttattgaaagacaaaatttcaagaCTATAGATGGTACTGAGAGTTGaatgattttaaaaaattagttaaacGTTAGCATAACtcagaaaaaaaactaacaaaagcaaTATTAGGTATGTTTGTGTACGATTCCAGTTAAAATTATTCAGTAAAATCTTGCACTAGAGTAAAAAtgggttttaattttttgtacgtGAACGATATCTAGTACCTATTTACCAAGAACCAGTCTTTAAACTGTGGAGGTTGTTGGAGCAAGCAAGTTACCTTTGATGTTTTTACTTtgcttaataataattttacgtgttaaaatatattttttaaaattgagttACCTTTGACTTTAAATTCTgaagtatatagaaaattttatttctatatacaattttgtcaaaacttattttttatatagaaaattttgtcaacattttatttctatagaaaattttgtcaaatttcatttttatagaaaattttgttaaaatattatttctaaaaaaaaattgtcaaaattttatttctataaaaaattttgtcaaaattttatttctataaaaattttgttaaaattttatttctataaaaaaatttgtcaaattcttgtttctaaagaaatttttttcaaaattttatatctatagaacattttgtcacaattttatttctatagaaaattttgtcaaaattttatttctatagaaaattttttcaaaattttatatctatagaaaatttgccaaaattgtatttctatagaaaattttgccaaaattttatttatgtagaaaattgttatcaaaattttatttctatagataattttaacaaaacctttaaatctatagaaaattttgtcaaatttgtatttctatagaaaatttttgtcaaaatttttttttctatagaaaatttttgtcaaattttttttgtatagaaaattttgtctagatttcatttctgtagaaaatttttgtcaaaatattatttctatagaaaatcgtgtcaaattttttttttagaaaattttgtcaaaattttatttctggaaaatttgtcaaaattttatatttatagaaaattttattttatagaaaattttgtcaaaattttttttctatagaaaattttgtcaaaatttgatttctacagaaaacttgtcaaaattggatttctatagaaacttttgtcaaaattttagttctatagaaaactttgacaaaattttatttctatagaaaatttcgtcaaaattgtgtttctatagacaattttgtcagaattttatttttatagaaaattttgttacaattttatttgtatagaacattttgtcaaaactttatttctatagaaaagtttgtcaatatttggtttctataggaaattttgttaaaattttatttctatagaaaatgtttgcaaaactttagttctatagaaaattttggcaaaattttatttctatagacaattttgtcaaaatattatttctatagaaaaatttgtcaaaattttatttctatagaaaattttgtcaaaattggatttctatagaaaattttgtcaaaatgttgttaaaattttatttctatagaaaattttgtaaaaattttatttctatagaaaatgttgttaaaattctatttctatagaaaattttgtcaaaattttatttctatagaaaattttgtcaaaattttatttctatagaaaattttgtcaaaattttatttctatagaaaattttgtcaaaattttatttcaatagataattttaacaaaacctttaaatctatagaaaattttatttctatagataattttgtcaaaattttatttctatagaaaatgttgtcaaaattttatttctatagaaaattttgtcaaaattttatttcaatagataattttaacaaaacctttaaatatatagaacattttgtcaaaattttatttctatagaaaatttttgtcaatttttgttctatagaaaattttgtctaaatttcatttctgtagaaaatttttgttaaaattttatttctatagataattttaacaaaacctttaaatctatagaaaattttatttctatagataattttgtaaaaattttatttttatacaaaattttattttatagaaaattttgtcaaaattttgtttctatagaaaattttgtcaaaattggatttctatagaaaattttgtcaaaattggatttctataaaaaattttgttaaaattttatttctatagaaaatttattttatagaaaattttctcaaaattttatttctatagaaaattttgtcattttattactataaaattttatttctatagaaaattttgtcaaaattttatttccatagaaaattttgtcaaaattttatttctatagaaaattttgtcaaaattttatttctatataaaatgttgttaaaattttatttctatagaaaattttgtcaaaattttatttctatagaaaatttactcgaaCTGGACTGTTCTGAAGAATTcacaataaatatttgaatatttacACACAAAACTTTCAACTTGTCTGTCaccatttttaatattattttggggttttaagtttaatatttcTCATTCCTTAGTTTTAAAATGACAAAACAGTATCTTATAGGAAATAGAGAAGCGTTATAACTTAACTTAGGCTCATAACCCTTTGACTAGCGATATCCAGACAGGAGGACATTCTAAAgcgacaccaaactctatttctCCAGttagtttcgatttttttcgcgatgttattttaaagtagaagctttaatataaataagctatacatatttcccatatttttatccaatttgtcataAATAAGAAATGTTTTGTTAAACTATCTACTGCAAAATCAATACAGCAGatgcaaaatattgcaaaatttgaaccattgCATTATGCACTATTTCGGGAagcaaaaacataattttgaggGGGTTTCCAGTACAATTCTTATAATGGAATGTTTTTAAACAAAAGTAAAGAATCTTGAAAAATAATCAATGTCACCATTCTGTCACAAGATATTTGCTAGAGATGATGACGAAGTGGACATTTTCCattgggttttttgtttttttacaatcaaatcattttattattattttatataaattataatttttctcaCTTTAGTTTTACCTCAAATTATACCCATATATTTCGATGATATTATAAATTCTGGGGACTCAGTCGATTTGCTATGTCAAATTCAAAAAGGTGATCGTCCCATAAAAATACATTGGAGTTTTGAACGTCCCGGAAGTGATACACGTTATGGCATTGAACAACCCGTCATGCGTGTCAATCGTATTAGTAGTAAATCTAATATTTTATCCATACCCAATGCAACACCAGCCCATACGGGAACGTATACCTGTACGGCAAGTAATGCCGCTGGATATTTGACATATAGCACAAATTTAACTGTCAATGGTATATATATTAGAAATAGTACAAGAaagtaaattatattatttaaagTAATAATCTATTAATCTTAGAATACTAACAAACGTTTATTGGCTACAGCTTCTACCATATAACATCGCTTCATACACATAGTCCTTTGTCCATTACACTTTTCTTTAACTATTGAAGTATAAGACCAACTTACACTGGAAGGTTTCATATATGTTTTGTGTCTGTCATAGATTAATGCTTATTTCTGTTGtcttaaaattatacataaatatatagaaaagttttacaaaaatccATATCTTCGtaatattttacgaaatttgtcattaaaattaatttaacaaaatattttcgttgATACAATGAGATTTTTCGTTAATCGAAtgatttttctatttaataacaaaataataCATTCTACTAGTGAATATTTTCCTTGCATTAATGAAGAAATTAATGAAGAAACTAATGACAACATTTCGTTGACTCAATGTTAATGgccttttctttgtgtgtattggAATTTAGCTCGAGTGCTGCCcatattttaaatgaaacattcaaaaatatattatttgcgTTTTTTTGCGGAATACAtcgatttaaataatttttttaattctgaaATCATATCTACCACCAACATCAATTAAAGTTAATTGATTAAATATTGTTATATGACCTGAACTGGTTGACtcaagtaatttatttttaaaggttaaatcaaaattttaattaaaaaaatattagtaatattttttctgtaagtGGAATAGTCCCAAGAAGCGTTATCGtcgagaaattctaaaaattgGCATTCAAATTGACACTCGCAATAAAAGGtggcaatttcataaaaaataacttCTTGAATTTAACAGTTCTGGGGCAGTAGCTCACTActacagaacattttctttgcatacttttaggcagttCAAGAGTTCGCTTGGAAAGTGAATATATAATACGAAAACTATTGTATTCGAAGCTTAGATTCGTTTTTTAAGGAGTGAATATCATCCGTTTTATTAATGGGATTTAGGATCAAAATGTACACAAAACATTAATTAcgtatcaaaataaattaattaaaaagtggcagaaaatgacaaaaaagtggcacaagtgGTGGGGCACAGAGAACAGTTGcccctcgtgccaaaaataatctaccaaagtttaaagaacaatttaccaaaaatctgcagaaattaaaaaaatcaaaaatttatttctatggaaaattttgtcaaaaatttatttctatagaaaagtttgaaaaaaaattatttctatagaaaattttgtcaaaattttatttcaatggaaaattttgtaaaagtttatttctatagaaaattttatttatttctatagaaaattttatttctacttcaaaattgtatttctatagaaaattttctaaaaattttatttctttagaaaattttaccgaaatttaatttttatagaaaattttgtcaaaattgtatttttaaagaagattttgttacatttctttttctca
Encoded here:
- the LOC142237689 gene encoding cell adhesion molecule Dscam1-like, producing the protein MYLVPPQVMPFAFGDEPSNYGDSTAVQCMVFKGDVPLQLHWTLNGQPITNEHSGIRIIKMSPKLSSLSIDAINGNHRGIFKCIATNAAGSAEQSAELMVNVPPQVKPFSFGDEASNSGDSVGIQCSVSKGDLPIDIKWSLNNQTLVSGNAEIIIGRMSAKSSTLNIDYITADHRGIYTCTAKNAAGESSYEAELKVNVLPTIHPFSFDGEANEGDSVQLTCHVAKGDLPLKIRWLHNDLPLFSHLGVLTNKIGDRISLLTIESVKAVNLGNYTCLANNKAGQSSYTTELFVNVLPQIIPIYFDDIINSGDSVDLLCQIQKGDRPIKIHWSFERPGSDTRYGIEQPVMRVNRISSKSNILSIPNATPAHTGTYTCTASNAAGYLTYSTNLTVNVAPKIAPFDFGEEPLNYGEPASVQCTILGGDLPINVTWLLNSKTIDSFHDISLSRIGKRVNVLTIESVAAHHAGNYSCRAQNKAGVTEHFARLVVNGLFYFYIN